A window from Nitrospiraceae bacterium encodes these proteins:
- a CDS encoding GAF domain-containing protein, with the protein MLEKKLEQLKTLIDLAALINSTLDTREIRKQAIEASTRLLNAETGSLLLIDPETGELFFEVALGEKGNKLKEVRLKKGEGIGGWVAEKGKPVIIHDVQSDTRFFGGADKKSDFVTRDMLCVPVKTKNKILGVLQTINKKSGKFSDDDLEILTALSNQVAVAIENANLYQELKDTFYGTAQALAETIEKRDPYTGGHTKRVMNFSLAIGRMMGLGKEEIENLKLAAILHDIGKIGVKDTILLKEGKLDPEELKIMNMHPKFGSDILNHVKKLKDVIPGMRGHHEKYDGTGYPDGLKSDEIPLIARIIAVADTFDAMTTDRPYRKALTSETAFDELKKCSGRQVDANIVEAFLRAWKEMEILV; encoded by the coding sequence ATGTTAGAAAAAAAACTTGAACAGTTAAAAACTCTTATCGATCTCGCAGCTCTCATTAACTCCACTCTTGATACAAGAGAAATCAGAAAACAGGCGATAGAAGCATCAACCAGACTGCTCAATGCAGAGACAGGAAGTCTTTTGCTGATAGATCCTGAAACAGGAGAGCTTTTTTTCGAGGTTGCGCTTGGTGAAAAAGGAAACAAGCTAAAAGAGGTAAGGTTAAAAAAAGGCGAGGGAATCGGAGGATGGGTTGCCGAAAAAGGGAAACCAGTTATCATACATGATGTCCAGTCAGATACAAGATTTTTCGGGGGTGCTGATAAAAAAAGCGATTTTGTAACGAGAGATATGCTCTGCGTGCCTGTAAAAACAAAAAATAAAATTCTTGGAGTACTGCAGACAATAAATAAAAAATCAGGCAAGTTTTCAGATGATGATCTGGAGATACTCACTGCCCTGTCAAATCAAGTTGCAGTTGCAATAGAAAACGCAAATCTTTATCAGGAACTAAAAGATACCTTTTACGGCACTGCTCAGGCGCTTGCTGAGACAATAGAAAAACGTGACCCCTATACAGGCGGCCACACAAAAAGAGTTATGAATTTCAGCCTTGCAATCGGACGGATGATGGGGCTTGGCAAAGAAGAAATAGAGAATCTTAAGCTTGCAGCAATCCTTCATGATATAGGGAAAATCGGGGTAAAAGACACAATACTTCTTAAAGAGGGCAAGCTTGATCCAGAAGAATTAAAAATAATGAATATGCATCCTAAGTTTGGTTCAGATATACTAAACCATGTTAAAAAACTCAAAGATGTTATTCCGGGCATGAGAGGTCACCATGAAAAATATGACGGGACCGGCTATCCTGACGGACTCAAGTCTGATGAAATACCATTGATTGCAAGGATAATCGCAGTTGCAGACACATTTGACGCAATGACAACAGACAGGCCATACAGAAAGGCATTAACTAGTGAGACTGCATTTGATGAACTGAAGAAATGTTCAGGCAGACAGGTAGATGCGAATATTGTAGAGGCATTCTTAAGGGCATGGAAAGAGATGGAGATACTTGTATGA
- the accD gene encoding acetyl-CoA carboxylase, carboxyltransferase subunit beta, producing MWFKRTKELKTLKKVKIPEGLWVKCDNCKEIIYKKEIDKNLMVCPKCNYHFRISAKERLDLITDEGTFAEFDTDMKSGDPINFKDTVTYPERIKESQKKSGLADAVLCGNALINGNPVVLAVMDFSFMGGSMGSVVGEKISRAAETALEKKIPFISVASSGGARMQEGIFSLMQMAKVSAAVGRLKDNGVPFISVLADPTFGGVAASFAMLGDIIIAEPKSLIGFAGPRVIEQTIKQQLPDNFQRAEFLLEHGMIDAVVSREDLKNTLTKIIEFFSVSKV from the coding sequence ATGTGGTTTAAGAGAACAAAAGAACTAAAAACACTAAAGAAAGTAAAAATACCGGAAGGTCTGTGGGTAAAATGTGACAACTGCAAAGAGATTATCTACAAGAAAGAAATCGACAAGAATCTTATGGTATGTCCTAAATGCAATTATCATTTCAGGATAAGCGCAAAAGAAAGGCTCGATCTTATCACTGATGAAGGAACCTTTGCTGAATTTGATACTGATATGAAATCAGGTGATCCTATTAATTTTAAGGACACCGTGACATATCCTGAAAGAATCAAGGAGAGCCAGAAAAAAAGCGGACTTGCTGATGCTGTGTTATGCGGCAATGCTTTAATAAACGGCAATCCTGTGGTGCTTGCTGTCATGGACTTTTCATTCATGGGCGGAAGCATGGGCTCTGTTGTGGGTGAAAAAATATCAAGAGCTGCAGAAACAGCGCTCGAAAAAAAGATCCCTTTTATAAGCGTTGCCTCCTCAGGAGGCGCAAGAATGCAGGAAGGAATATTCTCGCTTATGCAGATGGCAAAGGTATCTGCAGCAGTTGGAAGACTTAAAGACAACGGAGTTCCATTTATCTCAGTTCTTGCAGACCCGACATTCGGCGGTGTTGCTGCCAGCTTTGCAATGCTTGGAGACATAATAATTGCTGAGCCAAAGAGTCTTATTGGTTTTGCAGGGCCTCGTGTTATTGAGCAGACAATCAAGCAGCAGCTTCCTGATAATTTTCAGAGAGCGGAATTTTTGCTCGAGCATGGGATGATAGATGCAGTTGTGAGCAGAGAAGATTTAAAAAATACACTCACAAAGATAATAGAGTTCTTTTCAGTAAGCAAAGTATAG
- a CDS encoding 3',5'-cyclic-nucleotide phosphodiesterase, giving the protein MKLKVLGSSGAEFPGFNPPGFLIDGKLLFDAGTIGAGLSENQQWNIRYAVLTHAHLDHIRGIPFLADNIIIKNKKHFVTVIGIENTLKTLKENLLNNKIWPDFTAIPSRKNPVLKLLRIKLNKTTKVDSYKLTAYKVNHSIPAVGYVLEDKNKKRLLYTGDTGPTNELWEHECKTKINAAIIEVSFPNKMTEFAVRIGHLTPAVLVKEIEKMKIIPDRILITHPKPQHIKTITKEIKLLKMSNIRILKDGEEINI; this is encoded by the coding sequence ATGAAATTGAAAGTACTGGGTTCTTCCGGTGCAGAATTCCCCGGATTCAATCCTCCGGGATTTCTCATTGATGGGAAACTGTTGTTTGACGCAGGCACTATAGGAGCAGGGCTCTCTGAAAACCAGCAGTGGAATATACGCTATGCTGTCTTAACACATGCGCACCTTGACCATATAAGGGGAATCCCTTTTCTTGCCGACAACATAATCATAAAAAACAAAAAGCACTTTGTAACAGTTATCGGGATTGAGAATACACTTAAAACACTCAAGGAAAATCTTTTGAACAATAAAATATGGCCTGATTTTACGGCTATACCTTCACGCAAAAATCCGGTTTTGAAACTTCTGAGAATCAAACTGAATAAAACGACAAAAGTTGACAGCTACAAATTGACTGCATATAAAGTTAATCACTCAATCCCTGCTGTAGGATACGTGCTTGAAGATAAAAACAAAAAGAGATTGCTCTACACAGGCGATACAGGCCCGACAAATGAATTATGGGAACATGAATGCAAAACAAAAATAAATGCAGCTATAATCGAGGTCTCATTCCCAAATAAAATGACTGAGTTTGCTGTGCGTATAGGGCATTTAACCCCTGCGGTATTGGTAAAAGAGATAGAAAAAATGAAAATAATTCCTGACAGGATTTTAATAACTCATCCTAAGCCTCAGCATATTAAAACAATAACAAAGGAAATAAAACTGCTCAAGATGTCTAATATCAGAATTCTAAAAGACGGAGAGGAAATAAATATCTAA
- the trpA gene encoding tryptophan synthase subunit alpha: MNKIEKTFKKLKALNKKALIPYIMAGDPTIGKTKELVLILESCGADIIELGVPFSDPLADGPTIQRAAERSLNKGTTLRKIIGLVKDLRTKTKIPLILMTYYNPIFKYGEEAFIKDAEDAGVDGLIIPDLPPDEADELIKLTKKSSVAIIFLLAPTSTTDRIKKVASKSRGFIYYVSMTGITGAELSIDSSLGKSIDSIRRLTDKPIAVGFGISTPEDASSIAGFSDGVIVGSAIVKKIQENSDESLREFVISLKKAVG, from the coding sequence GTGAACAAAATAGAGAAAACATTCAAAAAATTAAAAGCACTGAATAAAAAAGCTCTTATACCATATATAATGGCAGGCGACCCAACCATTGGAAAGACAAAAGAACTGGTTCTTATTCTCGAATCATGCGGCGCAGATATTATCGAACTTGGAGTTCCATTCTCTGATCCGCTTGCAGACGGACCCACAATACAGCGTGCAGCAGAACGCTCATTAAACAAAGGCACAACACTCAGAAAAATCATAGGGCTTGTAAAAGACCTGCGTACAAAAACTAAAATCCCTCTTATTTTAATGACATATTACAATCCTATTTTTAAATATGGCGAAGAAGCATTCATAAAAGACGCTGAAGATGCAGGAGTCGACGGACTGATAATCCCTGATCTTCCTCCTGATGAAGCAGATGAGCTTATAAAGCTTACAAAAAAATCATCTGTTGCAATTATATTCCTTCTTGCGCCAACATCGACCACTGACAGAATAAAAAAGGTTGCAAGTAAATCAAGAGGTTTTATATATTATGTTTCGATGACAGGCATTACTGGCGCTGAACTCTCAATCGACAGCTCTCTAGGAAAATCAATAGACTCAATACGCAGACTAACTGATAAACCCATAGCAGTTGGTTTTGGAATATCAACCCCAGAAGATGCTTCATCAATAGCTGGATTCTCGGATGGTGTGATTGTAGGAAGCGCAATTGTGAAAAAGATACAGGAAAATTCTGATGAATCACTCAGGGAATTTGTAATAAGCTTAAAAAAAGCAGTAGGATAG